The DNA window GAAGACCTGACCCTCGTGATTCAGACCATCAACTCCTCGAGAAAATGTTACGTTACACACGTTGCACATCAAGTCAGAGGTAGAATATCTTTTTCCCCTTAGAATTCATGGGTGGAGCTGGTCTAGCTGTctgtaccgtaccattttactttgGTACCTCAAGGAAAGGGTGCTGCAGACTGGCACCATTGGGGCTGGTATTCTccctgatggaaaagcaaagtcAAAGCTATCGTTTTATACCAAACTCATGTGTTGCACTGGCAGCTTAAGTCAGAGTTGATGATATGGGTCTTGTACTTCACTCCTGACACAACTTTGTTAGGCGTCGTCCATTGTGAACACGATGATGTTGAGTTAAGAAAGCTGAAATGTTACCAGCATGGTCTCCACCATCAGCCTGGTTACTGTTAGGATCCCAACTTTGACTCAAACTAAACAACCAGTCCATCCATCTTTAAgacccccccccctttttaaTATCTGTGCATTAGAACGTTCAACACCAAGTGAAAAGGCCAATTTTGAGAGTCTCAATGGATAATATTAGGTTTTGATCTAgtagaaataaaatgatgtacAAGAGATTTCCACACGATAAGTGGATCATGTCCAGTGGTGGATTATAAAGAAATCCATAAAATTGGCCTGATCTTACACAGGTCTTATCTATATGTTCCAGTGCGACTGTGAATGAGCTGCCGAGGTTCACTTGTGTGACTTCTTTACTTTTCCACTGTTTTACTGCACTGATTCATTCTGAGGGAAAACACAAGCCTTTTGTGTAGTTTGCGTGGTTGCAGGTGCACTTTCCCTTGTGTCATAAATcaaaccattcattcattcattcattcattcattcattcattcattgtctactgggTTGCGAGGCTGatggagccagtcccagctgacatagggcagaaGGGACGAGGGCAGTAGGGTCCATCCTGAACAGACcacaaccattcaccctcacattcacacctacggtcaatttagagtcacCAATTCATCTaataaagaacatttaaagTCCATGCAGAAATGCCCGTGGTCGGACTGGGTCATGAACCCTGGGCTTATAGCtacaaggcaacagtgctagccactattcCACCATGTGTCCCCTCAAACCTTCATTTTACCACAAGAACAAAAATCCTGCTTGGCACAAAGACTTGACTTCACTGATGTCGTCATGACTGCAACATTTTCCATTTACTTCAAAATTATTCAAACAAATTGGTCTCCCATTTAGACCAAGCTTAAATAAAACTAGACACAGATGATGTCactaaaaacatttgcacagaaTCAGAACAGTGTGTTATTTTCAGTCATCATCACCGCGTCCTTGCGCCTTATGcttcaaaatgacttttaatatGCTGCCACCGTTGGAAGCGGCCTTGATGTTGTTCCATGGTATACTTATTTATAGGGTTAACTCGCTCGTAATTCTGACCGGGGAGACACTTTCACGTGTGCACTGGTCGATTACACACTCAAAACCCCTTTTATCCATTTATTATACAATGAAGTTATAGCCCTAACAGACACTTGctttatattatgatatttaaaaCAGTCTGTGTcgcagttttagttttattttgaggaCATTTGTATAAAAAAGACTTCTGTACTCTCCTAAAACTCCTGTTTTGTATGTTAggacacaggaagaggaaagtCTGATTCTCAATTATAGGAAATGATGACAATAAACTTTAATGGAAGATATCAGTATcatggctgctgctgcgtcCTCATGTTTGACTTTGCCGTCTCTCTGCTCGTCTCCGCTGCAGTTTCCTCAGTGATGACCTGACTGacctgtcctcctctctccacGTCCCACATGGCAGCAGCATCTTTGAGGCAGTGCGTCAGCTTTTCTGTCAGTCACTAATTTTATCACAGCCCTTATAAACCCAACGTTATCCTGCATCAATCTGTTCCCGGAAAAACCCGGGGAAAATGTGTCTGTCTGGGGAGATAAAATGATTCAGACGTCTCTAATTTAATGagctaaaatgacaaaaaaaacaaaaacggttTAGCTCATATGTGGTGATCTCGTCTCTGATGCAGTAGAAATTCTAGAAAAGATTCTGTTGAGTCCGACCCAGGAACAGGAATAGTTGAGACAATGAAGCCTCATGTAAAAATAATCTGACAAATTATAGTTTGATTGGACAAACTATTTCATAAACCAGTAGAGTCTGTGAGACTCAAAGTAAAGTGTGACTGTATGTGAGTTCACTTGTATatgacacacatgcagctgcacaccacagtcacacacacaaagaaacctCTGACGATCAGCTGTTGGATGGTTGGATGTCTCTTCAATATATCAACCAAttcattgatttgattgattgattaattaaaCTATAAAACTTCCTGATATAGAAATTACAAGTCGCACAACAATGAGTTTTATAGAAtgaaagtcaaaaacaaaatggctgcagctccttgttcatgtttaaaatgacactaaagACCAGTGAGCGTTGTTGTGAGAGCATTAGTTCCCATTATGATGATCTGAACATGTGTCATCTCCATTATTCATACATTGATATTTGTATTGCTTTAGATTTATCTGTTTAAAATGGTTGTATTTCAGCTTcagatttgattaaaaacaatcatcTGTGAGGCAGGTGGTCGGTCCACATCTGCACCCACACCAAAGCAGGACATTCACAGAGGGAGAAATAAATTAACAACTGTCCTATTAATATTATGTCAAttcataataatagtaataataataataatgataataatgataatacaagaaacacatgacattcaaatgtgacagaaaagtcacagttccattcttttttgtttctttttacttcAGTTAAGAAAGTTACACAAAAGGtggcaattttttttcttcaacaataaataataaataattttttgttGCACGGGAACAAACGAAACATTTTCTTCCAGAGCtaacagtattttttttgtttgttttaacttaaTATTAATTTACACAtctttgggaaaaaaagaaaaaagaatcaaagATCATTCTCGGACAGACACTAAACTCACACAAATGTCCCCACGAAGCTTGTGGCAAAATAGAGGTATACCTTGTTGCAAATGCTTTAGTACTTGATGGGTCatgtaggaaaaagaaaatcagtggaATTAAACGAAGAGAAGCGGTGCTGTTCCCCTTCAAACGCTCTTTTATAGAAAAGTCATTGTTTCCTTGAATCAACAGCATTGTTGCAGGTTCCATCACGTCATCGATGCAgtcatgtctttttcttttttttttggcaactgTAACCAGGCGTGTGTGAGCGCTCGCGCACCTTACCATATTGACGCATACATGGATGGACCTGGACAGTCTGTCATGTCCATTCTGCTGTCCCCTGTAATGTCCGTCCAGGACATTAGGATGGGTGGCTGTatggttttaaaaaatatcCCATGATTGTCTTCACagtgtcaaacaaacacaaccagCGGGGTTGTTGTCAGGTGCAgtcaggaggaagaggggggccaggaggtgtgtgcgtgtgcgtgtgtgtgtgtgtgtgtgtatgtgtgtgtgtgtgtatgtgtgtgtgtgcgcgcgcgtgtatGCGTGTGCGTGTCCACTTCAGCCCGCCCACACTCAGGCCTCGATGGGGCTGGACACCATGCTGTTCGGCGTGTCTGGAAGCTGAGACGACATGGACGCGACCTCGCTGCCCGTCGAGTTCGAACCCGGTCCTCCCTCCGAGAAACTGACCTGCGGTGAGGAAACATGCAGCAGGGGTCAGAAACATCTGGACTGCACTTACGGACGCTTCAAACACGCTGCACGTGCACGTGCACAGGCGCGTGTTTAAATCCATCATGTTTAAAGTCTTGAAATGAGTAAAAGATATAAGATAAATAAAGACAGTTAAAAACCAAACACCCAAACTCATTAACTCACATGTGTACATTTGTATTCcttaaatgaatacaaataaaatgcatatgACTGGACACGTCTCTGTGGCTTAATTGtgttctttttattcatttaagagCTCGACTGTTCCCCTCGCAGTGAATGTTTCACCAGTGGAAACACGCGAACACGCATCAGCTGTGTCACATTCCAGTTGTTTTCATGACAACAGACATCATGTGACATTCAATGTTCATAAATCCTGTTATAATGTGATGAGGGAGTTGTAATCACCTTAAAAAACTGTTCGAAATAAATACAGTTTCCTCAAACTGGTCCTCAGCAGGAGCATCTCTGAAAATAAATgcgtttttattattataattacgaTGATTAATAATCGTAATTATATTGTTAGCGATATTTCTGGATAGTTTATGAAAAAGGCCTTCAAATGTCTCTGAACTGAATTTAATAGAAACCAGTGAAACAGGACAGCCAGTAATTCAGTAATGGCGACTTTATATtaagacatttgaataaaaataatacaaaagaatgagtaaataaatataatattgtacATCCTATGGTAAACTGTGAATAAAATAGGTCAAACGGGGAAGGGGAAGTGTTTTTCTcattctgaaataaataataatatcactGTATCACCTTTTCCCCCAATAAAGTGACTGAGAGCCAGTCATGTTCATTATAACGTTGCTAATAGAACAAATCCAATGGTGGCCAATAAGGTTTCCCATAAACATGCTTTAATGATAACTGTGTATatagaaaatgtcataaaaaaattcaattatatatattcagactgaTGGTGAATGACATAGAGGGACCACGCACCAGCTGTTGGAAGGCCGGCTGGTCGATGTCGCTCTGCAGGGCGAAGTCGCTGAGAACCTTCCACGGCGCCTGGTAGCTCTGCACCTCCACCGGGTTCGCCTGGATGCCGCCGTCGTGTCGCTCCGGACTGGCCGCGACCATCGGCGTGCCCGTCATTCCCTGGATGTTCtgcaggaggacacacacacacacacacacacacgccatatGAGTGATTCAAGTGTGACTGCGTGGGTGCGCGGAAGGGGcggtgctgtttgtgtgtgtgtgtgtgtgtttgtgtttgtgtgtcgcaatcaatcaataaacaacaaacaaacaaaacaacttaaatAACCAGAGgaacagattgtgtgtgtgtgcgcgcgcacaccGCAGGGCCTTGTGCAGCATGGGCCCTCAGCTCagacatgactgtgtgtgtgtgtgtgtgtgtgtgtgcactgtgcaaACATAAGGCTCTGATGTTCAAACAAGACTAAACCTTAAAACTCGCtgcagaaacatttttaaagctcttaCTGCGTCATTTATCACTGTCACTCAGATATTACAATACATATTTAATCTAATCCAGAGCTTCTCCCCACCTATATACAAGACTGAAAATAATCCAGGCAACCCATCCTGTATTTTCCTTGAGATAATTTGAGATAAATGCTATAATTAGAAAGTCGCCAATCAAATACCTGTGATTGCAACTTGAAAATGCATCGTTCTAATTGTTAATTGCTTATTTACAACCTGTTTTTTTATGGGAGCATTATGAGCTATGTCCCCATTCCATGTTAAGTTACTTagatatttgtaaataaattaatcattttattaattaatattgaAATGTTTCTTTCCCACTGTACACAACTGTAAATGTGAGTGGTTATTAATAAAACTGCTGGGATACACTATACAGGATAGATAATGACTACATTCATTCATGTTGTAAATAttcttctcttgttttttttattataatttgaagtcaattattgtaaataaatgaacatataaataaaagatatgTCATTTCTTTCAGGGACTCGCTGACAGCGTGTGATGGACCCTCGAGGGTCCCCGGACCCCCGTTTGAGAACCACCTGGACTTTCGTGCCCAGTgaaagtgcgtgtgtgtcctcGCGCTCACCGTCTTGtcgctggtctgctgctgctgtagctgcttcATCAGCTGACTCCTCTTCTTGTCCTTGCAGCGCTTGTTCTGGAACCAGACCCGGATCACGCGCGGACTGAGGCCGGTCATCTCCACCAGCTGCTCCTTCATCAGGGCGTCGGGCCTCGGGTTGGCGTTGTAGCAGGTCCGCAGCGTGTGCAGCTGCTTCTCGTTCAGCACCGTCCGCACCCGGGTGGTCTTCTCCGGCTGTTTGTGGACGTGAGGCCGCAGCGCGGGCTGCCGGGCCGAGATTGGTTCTGCTGTGAAGAAAGCAcgagggagaaggagaaggaaaagaaCCCGGGGAGAAAAGAATCAGCTGATGGGTTTGTTCACGAGTTTCCCCCCAAATATGTAACCACGTCTTCTTGCACCACTTAGAATCTCGAAAACACGGCAGATATTTTCCTCAGCCTTTTcaacattaaacacaaactGAGAATATTGAAAAGTGTGGATATGTgatcaaaaacatgtttaaaataaatcccAACTTTGGTGCTTTAGCCAATTTTAAATGGGATTagatgcagtaaaaaaaataatctgaaacatGAATGTATTGATCATATTCTTATCAttataaagattaaaaaaatatgttcttATAAAAAGGTTTGGAGTAACGCTGGCGTAatcacgtccacacacacacacacatataaaagtACTGATGTATCTTAAACGGTACAAATGCCATTTGTTTGTACCTTATCATGACATGTATGAGTTTAAGTACAATTTAGaacccaaaacaaaagacatgtaCACTACCAATGAAcaataattattacaaattGACTGTTTATAATCCCACGAGGACAAACGCTCATTCGTGGAGGTAAAACTGCAAACATACACATCATTGGTgatgtaaataataaacattttagaGTAAATAGTTCTCTATGTAACCGTGGGGTGAACATTATATAAATCTAAGTCTCtgtttgtcaaaatgtccatttttgacatttctagTGAGGGAACGAGGTACAGAATGGAGAAG is part of the Solea senegalensis isolate Sse05_10M unplaced genomic scaffold, IFAPA_SoseM_1 scf7180000014701, whole genome shotgun sequence genome and encodes:
- the LOC122761384 gene encoding insulin gene enhancer protein ISL-1 isoform X2, giving the protein MGDMGDPPKKKRLVSLCVGCGNQIHDQYILRVSPDLEWHAACLKCAECSQYLDESCTCFVRDGKTYCKRDYIRLYGIKCAKCNIGFSKNDFVMRARSKVYHIECFRCVACSRQLIPGDEFALREDGLFCRADHDVVERASLGAGDPLSPLHPARPLQMAEPISARQPALRPHVHKQPEKTTRVRTVLNEKQLHTLRTCYNANPRPDALMKEQLVEMTGLSPRVIRVWFQNKRCKDKKRSQLMKQLQQQQTSDKTNIQGMTGTPMVAASPERHDGGIQANPVEVQSYQAPWKVLSDFALQSDIDQPAFQQLVSFSEGGPGSNSTGSEVASMSSQLPDTPNSMVSSPIEA
- the LOC122761384 gene encoding insulin gene enhancer protein ISL-1 isoform X1 is translated as MGDMGDPPKKKRLVSLCVGCGNQIHDQYILRVSPDLEWHAACLKCAECSQYLDESCTCFVRDGKTYCKRDYIRLYGIKCAKCNIGFSKNDFVMRARSKVYHIECFRCVACSRQLIPGDEFALREDGLFCRADHDVVERASLGAGDPLSPLHPARPLQMAAEPISARQPALRPHVHKQPEKTTRVRTVLNEKQLHTLRTCYNANPRPDALMKEQLVEMTGLSPRVIRVWFQNKRCKDKKRSQLMKQLQQQQTSDKTNIQGMTGTPMVAASPERHDGGIQANPVEVQSYQAPWKVLSDFALQSDIDQPAFQQLVSFSEGGPGSNSTGSEVASMSSQLPDTPNSMVSSPIEA